From the Companilactobacillus ginsenosidimutans genome, the window AAGCAGAAGATACATTTTCAAAATTAAAGGTCAAAAATTTAACGTTTGCTACTGTTAGAGGGCAAATGGGCCAAAATGGTGATGATACAGTTAAAATATTAAATAGCGAGTCAACCAGTGGTTCTGTAGAGAAAGAATTTAAGAACGCAGTTAAGTTGAACCGTAAATCAAATAGTTCCGATGTGTCTAGCTTTAATGGTTATTATCATCTAGATCCAGAATATTATATGAAAACAGGTTATAATTCTGTTCGAATTGATTATATTTACCACGCCCGAAATAGTGATGATTTTAATTCAGATAAATATCGAAAAAAGGAAAAACTTATTAATAAAGAAATTGAAATTGGGTTAAGGAAGCTGGATTATTCAAAAGTTGCTACCGGTACTTATCAAATCGTTTATACAAACCAAAACGACGACGGAACCGAAAGTAATACCGAGTTTGAACTTGTAATTAAAAATGGAGAAATAGCCTATTTATCCGTAACTTAGGTTAAATATTGAATTCAATAAAGTTAGGCAAACGTGCGAAAATATTATTTAAATAATAATCTAATCGTAAATAAGAGATTCGAAGTTATAAATAATTGTCTAGGAGGGAATCTACAATTAAGGACTTGAACATAAGAATTAAAACATGGGTGCTATTTGGAATATCAATTGGAAGTTTTCGGATAAGTTCTATTGCGTTGTTGTTTTTGAGTTCAGTCGATGTCTATACTAATTTTTTTAAATTTTATGAAATCTTGAAGTTAGTTCTTGTAGTGAATTGTATTATGTTTTTATTCACGAAGGATAGGCGTGCGGTCTACCAAGTAGGTGACAACATAAAAAATACTAGGTTTGCTTCTTCACGAATTATTTATGATGGGATCATCTTTCCGTTAGTATCAGTAGTAGCAACAATTTGCGAGTTTATTGCATTAATTGCGATGACTGTTATTTATATTAGTGCAATTTCAAATTGGACTATTTTTATTTTATTAATAATAATTCTTATTGGTGATCTTACGATGGTACTTGGCTGGTATTATCTCTTACAAATTTTGAAGAAAATCGAAGAGGGTATACATTCACGTTCAATTACATTGAAGGAGTGGTTGGTTGATTTTGGAGTTCTGTTAAAGAAATACTCAATTTGGATATTAATAGTAATTGTTGCCTTGTTAACATTAATCATCGTCCATCATAATAATTTAGTAAGTAATCAAAACGCGTTTTATTATGAATATAAGAAAAATCCCACTAATTACAAAAAAATAAATGCTGCGCTTTTCAAAAGTGCCAAGTTCATACCAAATAAAAAATTATTCAAAAAAAGTGGTATTAACTATGATTATGATTGGCATGCGGAATCATCCAAGATTGTTATTGAAGGTAAAAATTTAGATGTATATTCAGAAGATTCAGGCGAAATATACGGTCTTAATCAATCAAACGGACAGCCAACTGAAACTGACAATTATTTTTCCGATTCATTTAACTTTTCAAAGTCTAGCAAAAAAGAACGGGAGACCAAGCGGCGAACTGAAAACCTGTATTTCAAAACTATGAAAAAACTATATGATAATTGGAAATTGTATAAATAAAAACACTATCCAGATAAAATTCTGAATAGTGTTTAATTAGTTAGTTTGAGCCAATCGGTCGTTATGAGATTGAATAATCTCATTAGCGATTGCACGGGCAATATTTTCATTTTTCAAAATTGGGCCATGGGAATATGATCCAATTGTGTTCTTATAACGCATGCCCTCAGCTTTATCCTCAGGATTATTTCCGTAACCTTGAATCATTTTGCCGAGCGGTTTCAACTTTTTCTTGTCGTCAAAGTAGGTACGTCCACTATGGTTTTCAAAGGCACGAACGGTTCCCCATTCGGTTTGATATTCTGTATCACCAATCATGCGGCTATCAGCTTTGAAGACTGTGTGAAAAGGTAGGATATCTAAACATTGAATTGTGTCGCCACCAACTGTTTCATAGTATTTACCAAGGAATTGGTAGCCACCACAAATACATAACATTGGCTTGCCAGCTTCAATATAGTCTTGAATAGTTTGGCGATGGCGAACTAAATCTTTTGCGACAACGGTTTGCTCGAAATCTTGACCGCCACCCCAGAATAGAAAGTCGTAGTCGAAAGCATTGAATTCATCATCCAAACTGATGTTGTCGACTTGTGTGTCATAACCTTGTTCCTTTAGTAAGAAAGCCAAGATTTTCACATCGCCACTGTCACCGTATGTGTTCATTAAATCTTCATATAAGTATGCAATTTTAATAGTATCAGACATAATATTCTCCAAAAAAGCTAAAGTATTGTAACATTAAATCAATGAGGTGATTAATTTGACGAAAGAAATTAATAAAGCTAGTTTAGCAGATTTTCACGATAACTTAAATCACGACGTTTCGAATAATGTTTTGAAAAACGCTGTGGCTGAAGTTGGAATCTTTCAAACAGCTAAGAATATCGACGCAAAAAGTAAACTCAATCCTGCTTTTAACATAGAAGTACCAACAGGTAAGGTTACTAATCAGAAGCAATCTGGTAGATGTTGGTTGTTCTCAACTTTGACAAATTTGCGCACGGAGTTCG encodes:
- a CDS encoding type 1 glutamine amidotransferase, coding for MSDTIKIAYLYEDLMNTYGDSGDVKILAFLLKEQGYDTQVDNISLDDEFNAFDYDFLFWGGGQDFEQTVVAKDLVRHRQTIQDYIEAGKPMLCICGGYQFLGKYYETVGGDTIQCLDILPFHTVFKADSRMIGDTEYQTEWGTVRAFENHSGRTYFDDKKKLKPLGKMIQGYGNNPEDKAEGMRYKNTIGSYSHGPILKNENIARAIANEIIQSHNDRLAQTN